The Eubalaena glacialis isolate mEubGla1 chromosome 3, mEubGla1.1.hap2.+ XY, whole genome shotgun sequence nucleotide sequence GTTCTCTGAACCACCCACCTGAATTTCAGCTCGTTTTCTATAAGAGACAGTGGAAAAGGAATCCAGCTGGTCCAAGTGAGGCAGAAAACAGAAGCTCATACAAATCCTATCACCCCAATGGTTCGGCAAGTTTACTCTAGTAAGTGTATCCAAGCCCCTTTTAATGGCTCATGACTGAATGTAACTTTTGCAACGGCTAATAATTTAACGCAGCATCACGATGGTTTTTCCAATTATTAGTCTTCATCCAGAAAGTAAATAAAACCTACACGCACCCTCCAGGCTCTAATCCTGTACTTTAAAAGTAACTTACTTTTGGCAGAAACTTAACCTTTCATTCTGCACGCAACAGATTACGTGCTGAGGTGGCAGGGCAAGCCCCGACAGACTTTGGTTTTGGCCCAACAGGTCAAGGTTCTTAAGTCACATCTGAGGATCCTCCTGGTGACCAACACTTCCAGAATCAAAGCATATTATTATCATGTGCTTGATTTCTATTAAACAGAGTTTTGTTGACTAATCAGACTGATCTACAAAGCCAGTTGAACCTGAAAGGTCTATGATGGAGGTAGAAGCATGTCCCACAGTTAAAAGAGTGAACTAGATGTGAATGTTCCCAGGCAGCTCCATACTAATCAACAGTCCTGCTGCACCAGGAAGAAGCCTTACCGAGAAGGGATGATTCTACTTGTTCACCAATGCCGGGAAAGCCCTCACTAGAGAAGATATCAAGGTCTGTATCCTACATCTAGAGAAAATGAAGCTTtcaaaaaagaaactacaaaaatgaTCAATAGGATGGTACAGCTTGGAggcagttcaaatcccagccttcCACTTGAGAACCGTGTGACCTCTGCACACAAATCGTTTCCCCCtggtctgtttccccatctgtaaacgaTACCGGCCTCGGGGTTATCGTCAAGTTTGAAAAACGCTTTGCACAGTACCTCGCACACAGAAATCACCTGAAAGCTATGTCAGATTCACCCCAGAGCTTAACAGATCGTTTCCAACACCTCTTGGAGAAGCAGCAGCACGAGGGAGGGCGGTGGGAGAACCGAAGGGCCCGGTGTGGCCTGGGCGGGGTGGCGCAGGGGTACAGGTGGGCCCTTGGGCGGTACCAAACAGGACTCCAGGCATTTGCCTGAAGGGATCGGCCAATGAGCAGCTTCACATTTTCCCTACATCACACCCACTCGAACCTCAAGTTTTGTTcctctcaacttttttttttgttgatattttagtCTATAAAGAATTTCAATGGTAATATGGATGTCATCCTTCTCAccaatctggatttttttttttttttttttttttttaatcctacagCAGGGTGACTGTAAATGTCGAGGCACTTGAGGCTCAAATGAGAACACTCAAGTACTTTAGCAATTAAGAGCTACACACATGCGTTATGATTTATCCCACATAAATTCTGAAGTTCTTCAGTGTGCAATGAAATTACCTGGGGTGGGCGTGGGGATACTTTAGGTGTccaaaaaaatgacagaaatggcAAACCGCTTTCCTTAACCATCGGCCTGGTTTTTGGACTACTTTAAATGTGGTCTTTATATCCGAGTTAACCTTTTCCTCACCCACCTGTACTTAAAGGATATAAGTCAATCGATTCAAAGTGAGGCCTGATATCAAATCAACATCGACAGAAATAAAATATCGAAtgcattgagatataattttagAAGAGTCGCATTAACGTAAGTATTAAAAGTCAGCAGTTATCTAGATATCTGCCCTCAAATATTAAGGTAGAAGTATCTTCTTGACCACCCAGCCTTGGGAGAACTGTGACACAGTGAGGGAGGTTTTGGATatgaagtgttttaaaaaaaaaaaaaaggcaccacgCAAATATAAGCTGCACAAAGGCTGGGACTTTGGTCCACTGATGTAACCTAATTACCTCAGTAAGTGCTCGATAAATTAATGTGATTTTGTAAAACATTTTGCTAGAAAGCACCTGTAACATCCAAATGAAAATAGCCAGCCTAGAGACACAGACAGATCTTTCAAAATATTAGCTGCAGGGACACAAGGCTTTAGttattagctttttaaatttttcaaagtgTTTCACTCCATGAAGAGTAAAGCAACCAAACTGGGGCAGCTCATTCTTGTCGAGGGAGCTGACCACCTGCCTGGGGACTCCTCAGCTGAGTATGTGGGTGCTGCCATGTCCAGGCGCTGCTGTAAGAACGGGTGACACAACAGACCTCACGCTGCTCTTTCAGACCCGAGGAAATGTCAGCGTCCACAGCCTGGGAAGAAGGCTTCTGGCTAGAAGGAAAACTCGGGACCATCTCGTCCATCCCCCACACTTTGGGCAGACCAGGAACTAACAACCTTGAGGCAAAATACGTGCCCAAGGCTAAGCCACCGAGGCAGGGACAGAGAAGGAGCTTGTCAGAGCCCTGGAGGAACAGGTGGGCGAGGTGGGCACCCACTCGCTGTTCCCAGAGCAGCGCTCTTTCCAGCTCACAGCGTCCAGCTCCTCCCCGGGTGCTGTGCGTGCTCAGCACCCAGTTTCCAGAACATTTACACCGCTAACGCTGAAAGCCGCTCCGtacctctgcctcttcctcccatACACCTGCACCCAGCCCTTCTGGGGTTTCCTAAGGTAGGACTCCGTAAAGCCACAAGTGTGAACATCTCGCTGAGGGAGGCCGACCGCACCTTCAGCTTCAACACCGTTCCCTGGGCAGGAAGGACACGGgcggagaaaaaaaatgaggacaagTGCTCCCATGTAGGACTTTATGAAACTGCTTGTTTCAgccatttttaatctttaaaaaacaaacaaacaaacagcaattCCATATCAACCTAATACAAATGTTACAACTTCTTTGTTTCATTCTTCGGGGGATCCATAAATATAAAAACCTCCAGACTAGAGTGAACTGTTCGCCAAGCACAGAGGAAACTGACACCCCATACAGGAAATTATTTCACTCTTACCAAAGTAAGTTCTCCACGCACTTCTTAGCACCACCGTCCAACTGCACGTCTACTCTCTAGGTGGTATGGAAACGAGGTGAATTCACAAATATTCAATCAATGCCAAACAGAAACAAGTGGGAAGAGAGGTCGGCCGTGGGGCTCGACAACTGCACTTTAGAGATGCAGCCTGTGAGCACCCCTCCCACATGCACCTTCATTTTCCCCCTTAACTGCTCCCAATGATGTACAAAATACAGTCCTTTCACagcttttagaaagttttttattGGTTACAATGATATAAAATGCATCATTTGAATTCCCCCGTCAGTAAGTGCTTGTTAGCAACAGCATAAGAAAACTTTCTGTACATCCGACAAGCTCAAATGATTTATTTCATGCTGGAAGGGGAAAAATAGCAAACACCACTCTTAACTTGTCTGTCTATAattaacctctctctctctctcaaggctACGTTGGTTAAAATCAACGGACAACCCCTTTTGTATGTCAATTtgtaaattttaatgttttcattagaATAGTCTTTTATATCACTCTCCaacaagaaacaataaaattactAACAGCAAACTTCAATACAAGAACACTCTCCAGATTAACAACtcaaacaaaatgtaaaatgtaaatcaCATATAATACAATTGAAGCGtccaaaacaatttaaataattttaaatattttatttttaaactgctaCAAACGCTTTATACAATATTTCAACATAAAGTCCCCATAACAGAAATGTAACAAAATGGGAATGATAGTGAAAGGGTTAAAGTGGCACAAATTCACCAAACAAGTATTAAACTACAAATTTTAAGAGGTAGATTACTTTTAAAGttgagaacaacaacaacaaaaaaaacaacacgAATAAAACTTAGCCATTTTCCACCAACTCCGTCATTAATTAGAGGGAAGGCATATAATAACGCATGGAGAAATGATACTTGTATACTCAGAAATAGGCCAATTCGTTgggtttttaaaatctctattagAGACTGATGTGTGAAACCTGATAAGTAAATTCATTTACACTTAGGTGTAGACATACATCTATACAGGCCTGTGATGTATCCTGGGCACTGATATATTGCTACCGTCTCCGATAATACAACAGTTATAAATTAGTGCCAGATAATAATCTGAGAGGATAATGTCCATTTGGATATATAAACATGACACTGGAAGAGGCATAAAAAAGAGTCCATATCCAATCTGGTTTCCTCTCCATTATGCTGGCAATCGGCTTGtgataaaaaacaacaaacaaacaacaacaacaacaaaaaaaaacaggctaAGAAAGAAGCTAAATGCCTCTGTCTACAATTCATTTAAAGGAAAGGCATCAAGAGCTGGTGTGACCAAAACAGTATAAAACGAGTGCATCAGAATCCGTCATCCCTGAAATCTACAACAAACTACTGATAAAACAGAGAACTTGCTTTGCAAGATTAGGTTCAACTCATTCCTTTCTCTGCTCTGTGCCAAAAGCCAGGGCCACGCTCAGGTCTGAGTTACCAGTCCCGTGACGAGGAGCCAGGTCAGCTAGCCCGTCCTATAGAGCCCTCCTCTGTGCATCTCAATCACCTGTGAGCCCAGCACGTGTGTTGGGCGTCGGCGAAGAAGCGGACGCCTGGCTCTAACCAGGGCAACAAGAAGCCCGCTGGCAATCAGCTGTGTGTTAGGGTTTCTGAGTCAGCTTCAACTGGTCTTGCAAGCTTGGAAGATTTCGTATGCTTTGCCGTAGTGCTTATCCTAAGTTGAGCATGCATTATCTTTATTTAGTCAAttcaggtttgttttgtttggggggcTTTTCTACAGGAAGTtcctagaaaataagaaaactgaagataaATGACAACATAACACAACCTTATTATGAACTGACCATGTTAAAGAAAAGGTGGGAAGACCATGGGACAAATGTTAAGACAGCAACAGGATGACTCGGAAGGTGTGGGGGAACGTGGGTGTCCCACGCGAAAGAGACATGCTGGGAGGGACACAAGGCAGTCTCCTTGGAGTGATGTGGCCCAGATGGTATGTGAGAAATCagcaccattttgtttttttaacccatTTCACGGTAAATGGAAAAGCTTGGTCTGGAATTTCGTTTTGCTTCTCCATCACTTATTTACGTGTCCTTAACTGGCTGCAATGGGAACATagtattcaacaacaacaacaacaacaaaagctgcTCTAAAAGCAGCACTGAAGAATGTAAAAATGCCTTGGGATTTACAAAGATCAAAGATGGGTAAGAAGGGAGTAGAAAATGTACCTCTCTCCTTATCTTTCTGTCTTACAGTCCGTGGAAATGAGCCCTCAGCACCAGCTCTAAATGCAGTGCCACCGACAAGCCACAGGTGGGCTCCAACCCGACCCGCGGAAGGTGAGCCCGACACAGCGTCCGCTGGATTAAGAGCTGTAACAGGAGAATCTAGTCGGTGTTATGTCTCTGCGGCTTTGTCCTAAGAAAAGGATTTGGAGCACATGCCTTTTTCACACCCGGACTGGCACAATGGCTTGTGCTACAGGAAATGACCAAATGGCAAATTCTGCTGAGCTCTCAGCGTAGAATGGAAAACTGACGTCGTTCTCACGGCTGACTGCAAGTGTATACTTGAAAATCTGTGGAATCCTAAACTGGCATTTGAATGTAAAGCGTCTGAGTGCTGAGGACTAGCCCTTAACCACAGTTATGATGAAACACACAGGAGAAGGGTGTGCTGCCAGGTCCGGGGTAAGTCCTCGAACATGCAGTGGAGCAAGGACAGCGAAATCACTGAAAACCAGAGTGAAAGTGGGTATTTCCAAACCTGTGCTATGAAATCACCCCCgaataaaatttacaaatagaAATATACTGAAAAGGGAAGAAGACTAGTTAAACCAACTCCTTGCCAGTGTAGTACAACAAACGTGGAAAAGGACGAAGCCTCCACTAAGAGCCCTGGGCTGACACCGACGGACCATCACATCCCCAGGCCTGCGCCTAGGATCCCGGCTTTATACCAAATTCACTACAAGGTACTAAGACGACCACAACTCTCTGAAGAATCGCCCACTCTTCTGCCCAGATGATCAAAATATGACGCCCCCTGGACGCTCATTCTGTAATTCCCAAAAATACTTCCCAAGTTTATGGTCATGGAAGCCTGCTGCTACCATCTACAGTCAGAATAATACCCGTGTCTTCTTAACTGATTGTTCCTTGTTTCCTTTTAGGCCAAATTTCATTCCAGCAATGTTAACtttcaaacaaagcaaaataattaaaactaactGGGGCAAAGAATAGAGACACAATTTTATTAGGCACTTCAGTCCTTTGCAGTCTTAAGGGTTCTTCAAAAGCACTGGATGAACTTCACTCAGAGAGTTTCCCTTTATAGTACATTACTTTTTTCTTATCAACTTTACCCTTGAACTGTATAAATGGGATCCAGTACAAAATAAGTGATTCTTTCAGATACTATCGGAAACAAAGGagaatacacatatacattctaAAGCATCAACCACCTGGGAAATGTTTTTTAGTACAGTCCGTGAAAATGACGGCATGTTCTGGGTTCTTTAACCTTGAAAAGGACAGTTCAAGAATGTCCTGTTGTTGTGGAACTTCCCGAACACAGACTGAGTACAAGGAGGTACACAGTGAAGCTGCTACAGGCAGGAAGTCTGGACAGCTGATAAACAGGTGTTCACTTTCACCAGGACTAACTAAGCTCCAAGACGCTGCATACACGTATGTCAGTAAGATCTACCGTTAACTggttatttagtatttttatgaagtagctttaaaaaaaatctgatccTTTATTCCTACAGTCAATCATTCCAATCAACCCTTGGCTAATGAttcttctctccatcttcagCCATGACTTATGGCGCACCAGCACCAAGAACTCTGCCTCATCGAATGTGCAGTGATACCAGCATCTCTGAGCCCTTGTGACCTTTCCAAACGGCAGTCACCTCCCAGTTAACTCTGATTCTGTTTGCTTAAAACACCAAAGAATTTTGAGACACTGGAAGTTACAGCCAAGAGCCTAGAGTCCTGCAGCTCGCTCTGAAAGGACAGGATTTTACAATACTTTGCAGAAATTCTAGCCGATGATGAATAACTTCACCTGAGATGAACCTGTAGGCATTATTCAGGAAACCACAGGAATACCAAGAGTGCACTCCACTCATGTTTGAACTAACTTAGAAAGTCTGAGAAGTCAATGGAACAAACTTAACTCCTGCCCTACGTTTTTACCTGTCGCTAAGAACAGTTCTTAATATAGGAAGAACACAGGataaacagtgaaatcacctCAGACCTAAGATGGGCTCTGGCATCACGCTGGGGAAACAAAGGCACTGACAAGTGGGGTGACCTGCCCTCCGTCCCCACCCGCACCGGAAAGAACCACGGCCTGGCCTCAGCAGGCACTCTCTCCTCCTCCCGCCCGTGGGAATCTGGCTGTTTATCACCCTATGCCTGAGAACAGGAGCGAGTGGGAGGACATACGGCATTTTAAAAGGAATAGGGTGCtgtgttttgatttattttaaccaagaggcaagtttttaaaattaaaacccaATAAAAGAAAGCATGAATAGTAAAAAGCAGTCTCAGTTGCTAGAACTGCACTTAAGTCACAGAAATATTAAACCAGGTTGTAATGTGGTTTTAATGAACTCCGTGATCCATCGTAACGTAAGTAAGCTACGATCAGGAAATAATACAAGTGACACTGGGATACCACCCAAGATATAAAGGAAGTTTGAGAGAATTTCACCTTTTCATAGTAGGGTGCTTTGGGGAGCTTTTCATGGCTTCAAATCCAATTCATAACTGGCCCTATTAAAGAAACTGTACCACTTTGTGAGTCCTACGCTTGAAATAAAAGCTGTATGTATCCTTCTCTACAACAGCCAAAGCACTGACCCTCCTTCACGCCGGCCTACACCTTAAGCAACAGCTATTTCCTTTAAATGCTTATGTCAAAATCgtgcaggaaaaaggaaaagaagccatTGGGCAAGGACAGTGTTTTCTTCCAACCGTCTTTCCCCCCTCGCTCTTGAGCTCTGAATTCCTCCGGCCCTGGAGTCTCGCTTACCTTAAGTCCTTCAGCTCCTGCTTGCCACTGCCGTCCTCCCTCCTGTTCTCACTCGGGTCGGCGGCAGCTGCCAGCTGCAGGCTTCGGGTGATCGGCCCCCCACTTCGTTCTCTAGATTTTACATTGAACCTGTCTGTCCGTTTCTTACTGGCCGAGGCCGATTTGCTCTGTAGGACAGCTCTGCTTTTCTGTGCCCTCACGTGCAGGCTCCGACACGTCTTGCCCGAGAGCTGAGCTGCATGATTCTTGGCTGCAGCTTTGGGCTTCTTGCTCTCGTTGTGAGTCATTTTGGCCATTCGTATCGGGCTTGAGTTCCTTAAGGAGGAGCTCGGTTTTTTGGACTTAACCGAAGCTGCAAATTTAACATTCTGCTTGGACCTGAAGGACGAGGAGGGCGGTGGGACCTGTGCAGGGCCCGAGCTGCGAGCTCTGGTCTTGCCCAAAGGCGCCTGCATGCTCTGCATTTTGATCTCTGCATCCGCTGTCCGTCTGCGGTGGCTGCTGCTGTTGGTTTTGTCACTACCTGCAGGGGACGGGTGTCCTCCTTTCTTGGATGaatgggaaactttttttttggaaggagaAAGAGGTTTTTTGGGACAGCTGAAAGCGGCGTGCTTGTTCAGGCTCCCGATGTACGTGAACTCTCTGTTGCAGTACGGGCAGATGTGCGAGGACGACTCAGGAGCGTTTTTTAGGTCGGctttctgctttgcagatttGTTTTTCTGAAGGATGGCTTTCTGGACAAgctggttttttttcttcaacgCATTTAACTTGAGCTTATTTGAGGACATCTTGCTGAGCTCAACACTGAAGTTCAGTCTTTTGGGCTGTCCCATTCGTCTGAAGGCGTTCTTCCCAGAGTTGTCCAAAACCACCACACCGTTTCTGGGCTGCACAGTCTGTTTCAGCGGGACTGGATTTTTCTTCGGGGTATACCTCTTCTTGTCGCTAGCGGAAGCACACGCCAGGATGTGTTTGTGCAGCTCAGGCATGTTGTCCACACCTTTCCCACACTTGGTGCAGCGGATGGCGGTAGTAAACGTCTGTGGGATATTGTGTGTAGTGAAATTTGTGGCCGTCACACCAATGCCCAGGGGGTTGCGGTGATGGTACTGAAATGGAGGAGGTTTAAAGCTTGGGTAATGTTGATTGAGACCCAATCGAACATCTGGATCTTTCGTCTTTATTCCAGAAGCCATTATTTTTATGGTCGTGTAAAGCTCTTCTGAGGAATCGTTCAGCTCCTCTTCTTCTTTAGACGTTTCTAAAGGATCTTCTGGCAAACTCTGCATATGCTCTACGTGGGCCTTGCTGGGATCCGTAAAGTTCTGGGGTCTCAGGGTGCCACTTTCAAACTCATGGTGTGTGCACACTTTATCGGGGTGGAGATCTCGCTGGTGCTGCTGCAGATTGCACAAAAACGCAAATTCTTTTTTACAAACCGAACACACAAAGATATTCCCAACTCCATGAAGCAAAAAGCGATGTTCTGACAAATCAGTTTTAGCCTTAAAGAGCTGCACACAAAATTCACATTTGAAGGGCCATTCCTCGgcatgaatggataaatgttTGGTTAGATCTTTAATGGAAAGAAAAGGTGATTCACAGACGTTGCAGacaaaatttttgttgaatgtcTCCTGAACGATATCCCGCGCAGTGGCAGACTGGGATTCTTCCCTCGCTTTCAGACCCTCATTCTCTAATTCCTCCTGTTTAAAAGATATCATGGGGAGACAGGCTTCCAGATTATCCCCAGAGGAAACCACAGATGATACTGCTGAGAGAGGAGGTGgcgaaggagaagaggaggaggatgaagaagagaatgaaggcgaagaagatgaggaggaagatgaagagaGTGTCGGAGGCCCCGGTGAAGCAGCAGACATAAGGGGCTCCACGGAAGGAATGGGAGATGGCGAGGGAGACACCGTTGGGGAAAGAATTGGAAGTGGGGACTGTGCGGTGGCATTCGAGAGTGGAGAGGGACACGGATGAGGGGATGCCCCGGAAGCGGGGGCTGGAAGAGGTACAGTAGGAAGCAGTGGAGGGGGTGGAGTGGCAACAGTTAACACAGGAGGACAGGGTTGGGGGGAAGAGGGATTGGTTGGGGTCAAGAGAGGCGGCAGCTGCCCGGAAGAAAGGGAAGATGTCTGCAGGGCAGGTGACGAAGGAGAAGACTCGCCAGGAGGGACAGATAAGCTAGAGTCGGGACCAAGGTCAGGGTCCGGCTGAGGATCTAGGGGTTTACAAGGACTGGGGCTCCTGGTCACATCTGGAGCATTTTCTACAGGTAAGTCAACGCCATTGTATTCATTGAGAAGGACCTTCTGTAGCATGCAGGtggttggtttctttttctttacagcactgcaggctgGTTGCACCAAATGATTTTCTTTGAATTCCTTGCCTTCAGAGTCACTACTAGGCTTTTTATGCACACTGAGATCTAACACAGATTCCCACTGGACCGGAGCCTTGCCCGTACCCTCAGCCTTCTGTTTTACCCCACTGGATAAATCCAGTGGCTGTTGGTTGCATACATTGCTAAAAGTAGAACTAGCTGCCCACTCTTTAGATACTTTATATTCATCAAAGCCTGGAGGGCTCCCAgtttctctctcatctctcccAGACAAACTCCATGCTGGTGAGTTGCTATGACTTTCTAATTTGGGCTTTTTGGAACTTAGAACTGCCTCAGTCCACATGGCTTTCCCATCGCCTGGCTTTCCAAAGTCTCGAAGGGCAGGACTGTGTTGTGGAGAGCTGGGGGGAGAGCTGGTCCGCCTCTTAAACCTGCTCGAGGTCACAGGTAGCATCGACGCAGGAGTGGACACACATACAGGACCTAATTTAGGTATTTCAGTGGCTGAAATCCCTGCAGGAGGAGTTAGTTTATCCTGGGTTTGAAGAAGTTGTTTGAGCTTTGACgacaaatacacatttttctctttgtggaaCGACACGGCCTCTGTGGTTGATATGCTGAGAGGCAGACTCAAGGAACACGAAGGCGCTACGGGCTCAGACTCGGTCTCAGCTTTAATTCTGGGCAACACAGGAGGACTGGCAGTCCTCCGTTTCTTGGGCTCACTGTGTGTGCTGCTGGAAGGCTCTTTAGGAAGATCATCTGTTATAGGGACCTGTGTGGTCTTTatattttgagttatttccactgtAACCGGAGCGAGCAGACAGTTGATACCATACAAGTCTGCCGAACTGGATTCCATCTCAATAACGTCACAGTTACTGGTGCTGCAGCTGGTCTGAATTTTACCATCAATATAGTAATTTAAATTTTCAGAGATATTGCTAGAAATATCCATGATGTACACGTCgtctgcctccccctcctcctctggctCTGTGCTGGGTACGTAGACACTCTGGGCAGGCGCGGCCTGCTCTGCTGGGGGCTGCTGCTCTTCGAGGAGACCCCCTTTTCGCCGCACACCTTTAGGAATCAGGTGACGCTCGTGAACCCTGCGCTGATGCCGCCTCATGTTAGTGTGAGTTCCAAAAACCTTTTTACAGTATTGGCACGGATGAAGCTCTTTCACTTCTCCGTTCTCTTCTACAACAGAAGAATTTACTGTGTCTTGGGAAGCCTTCTCTGAAGTCAAGGTCAGGGAGTCTTGCCCAAGACCGGGAGGCTGCGCGTCATCCTTCGGAGGAGCGGCGTCCCCGGGCGCCTTGCCATCGGCTGGGGCCTCCGGCGGCCGGAGTGTCAGGCTGGGCTTCCGCTTCAGCCCCGCCTCGTGGCGCCGCTCGTGCCGCCGCCTGTTGATCTGCGTGCCGAACGCCTTCCCGCAGTACTTGCACTTGAAGGCGTGGTTTACCGTGGATATGTGGATGTGCATGTGCCGTTCCAGCCCCTGTTTGGTCGTGAACTTCCTCTCGCAATGCTGACACGGAAACAGAAACGTTTCAAACACGTCACCATTGGCCTCTTCTTTAGCTTTGGGAATTCTGATAGCAGGTGCTACCTCTGGAGAGTCTTCAAGAGCGTCCTTCGGAACAGTTTTTGGTTCTTCTAATAAATCCTCTGGCTTCTCATCACATCGTATCTCCGGCTCTTTCGTGGAGCTTTCATCTGGCACGTCagctgcttcctcctcctcttcgtccaactcctcctcctcctcctcctcctcctcctcctcctcctccccctcctcctcctcctcctcttcc carries:
- the PRDM2 gene encoding PR domain zinc finger protein 2 isoform X4 yields the protein MCIDATDPEKGNWLRYVNWACSGEEQNLFPLEINRAIYYKTLKPIAPGEELLVWYNGEDNPEIAAAIEEERASARSKRSSPKSRKGKKKSQENKNKANKTEDIQLKASEPDSTSANMRDSVEGPRDEDEKPSASAAEQTAALQEVVSQDVPPELALPPPAQVPQAGPAAELEAARSEANDMEEEEEEEEEGEEEEEEEEEEEEELDEEEEEAADVPDESSTKEPEIRCDEKPEDLLEEPKTVPKDALEDSPEVAPAIRIPKAKEEANGDVFETFLFPCQHCERKFTTKQGLERHMHIHISTVNHAFKCKYCGKAFGTQINRRRHERRHEAGLKRKPSLTLRPPEAPADGKAPGDAAPPKDDAQPPGLGQDSLTLTSEKASQDTVNSSVVEENGEVKELHPCQYCKKVFGTHTNMRRHQRRVHERHLIPKGVRRKGGLLEEQQPPAEQAAPAQSVYVPSTEPEEEGEADDVYIMDISSNISENLNYYIDGKIQTSCSTSNCDVIEMESSSADLYGINCLLAPVTVEITQNIKTTQVPITDDLPKEPSSSTHSEPKKRRTASPPVLPRIKAETESEPVAPSCSLSLPLSISTTEAVSFHKEKNVYLSSKLKQLLQTQDKLTPPAGISATEIPKLGPVCVSTPASMLPVTSSRFKRRTSSPPSSPQHSPALRDFGKPGDGKAMWTEAVLSSKKPKLESHSNSPAWSLSGRDERETGSPPGFDEYKVSKEWAASSTFSNVCNQQPLDLSSGVKQKAEGTGKAPVQWESVLDLSVHKKPSSDSEGKEFKENHLVQPACSAVKKKKPTTCMLQKVLLNEYNGVDLPVENAPDVTRSPSPCKPLDPQPDPDLGPDSSLSVPPGESSPSSPALQTSSLSSGQLPPLLTPTNPSSPQPCPPVLTVATPPPPLLPTVPLPAPASGASPHPCPSPLSNATAQSPLPILSPTVSPSPSPIPSVEPLMSAASPGPPTLSSSSSSSSSPSFSSSSSSSSPSPPPLSAVSSVVSSGDNLEACLPMISFKQEELENEGLKAREESQSATARDIVQETFNKNFVCNVCESPFLSIKDLTKHLSIHAEEWPFKCEFCVQLFKAKTDLSEHRFLLHGVGNIFVCSVCKKEFAFLCNLQQHQRDLHPDKVCTHHEFESGTLRPQNFTDPSKAHVEHMQSLPEDPLETSKEEEELNDSSEELYTTIKIMASGIKTKDPDVRLGLNQHYPSFKPPPFQYHHRNPLGIGVTATNFTTHNIPQTFTTAIRCTKCGKGVDNMPELHKHILACASASDKKRYTPKKNPVPLKQTVQPRNGVVVLDNSGKNAFRRMGQPKRLNFSVELSKMSSNKLKLNALKKKNQLVQKAILQKNKSAKQKADLKNAPESSSHICPYCNREFTYIGSLNKHAAFSCPKKPLSPSKKKVSHSSKKGGHPSPAGSDKTNSSSHRRRTADAEIKMQSMQAPLGKTRARSSGPAQVPPPSSSFRSKQNVKFAASVKSKKPSSSLRNSSPIRMAKMTHNESKKPKAAAKNHAAQLSGKTCRSLHVRAQKSRAVLQSKSASASKKRTDRFNVKSRERSGGPITRSLQLAAAADPSENRREDGSGKQELKDLSYSLRLASRCPPPAAPYITRQCRNVKATAAAQFQGSLFKE
- the PRDM2 gene encoding PR domain zinc finger protein 2 isoform X6, which produces MRDSVEGPRDEDEKPSASAAEQTAALQEVVSQDVPPELALPPPAQVPQAGPAAELEAARSEANDMEEEEEEEEEGEEEEEEEEEEEEELDEEEEEAADVPDESSTKEPEIRCDEKPEDLLEEPKTVPKDALEDSPEVAPAIRIPKAKEEANGDVFETFLFPCQHCERKFTTKQGLERHMHIHISTVNHAFKCKYCGKAFGTQINRRRHERRHEAGLKRKPSLTLRPPEAPADGKAPGDAAPPKDDAQPPGLGQDSLTLTSEKASQDTVNSSVVEENGEVKELHPCQYCKKVFGTHTNMRRHQRRVHERHLIPKGVRRKGGLLEEQQPPAEQAAPAQSVYVPSTEPEEEGEADDVYIMDISSNISENLNYYIDGKIQTSCSTSNCDVIEMESSSADLYGINCLLAPVTVEITQNIKTTQVPITDDLPKEPSSSTHSEPKKRRTASPPVLPRIKAETESEPVAPSCSLSLPLSISTTEAVSFHKEKNVYLSSKLKQLLQTQDKLTPPAGISATEIPKLGPVCVSTPASMLPVTSSRFKRRTSSPPSSPQHSPALRDFGKPGDGKAMWTEAVLSSKKPKLESHSNSPAWSLSGRDERETGSPPGFDEYKVSKEWAASSTFSNVCNQQPLDLSSGVKQKAEGTGKAPVQWESVLDLSVHKKPSSDSEGKEFKENHLVQPACSAVKKKKPTTCMLQKVLLNEYNGVDLPVENAPDVTRSPSPCKPLDPQPDPDLGPDSSLSVPPGESSPSSPALQTSSLSSGQLPPLLTPTNPSSPQPCPPVLTVATPPPPLLPTVPLPAPASGASPHPCPSPLSNATAQSPLPILSPTVSPSPSPIPSVEPLMSAASPGPPTLSSSSSSSSSPSFSSSSSSSSPSPPPLSAVSSVVSSGDNLEACLPMISFKQEELENEGLKAREESQSATARDIVQETFNKNFVCNVCESPFLSIKDLTKHLSIHAEEWPFKCEFCVQLFKAKTDLSEHRFLLHGVGNIFVCSVCKKEFAFLCNLQQHQRDLHPDKVCTHHEFESGTLRPQNFTDPSKAHVEHMQSLPEDPLETSKEEEELNDSSEELYTTIKIMASGIKTKDPDVRLGLNQHYPSFKPPPFQYHHRNPLGIGVTATNFTTHNIPQTFTTAIRCTKCGKGVDNMPELHKHILACASASDKKRYTPKKNPVPLKQTVQPRNGVVVLDNSGKNAFRRMGQPKRLNFSVELSKMSSNKLKLNALKKKNQLVQKAILQKNKSAKQKADLKNAPESSSHICPYCNREFTYIGSLNKHAAFSCPKKPLSPSKKKVSHSSKKGGHPSPAGSDKTNSSSHRRRTADAEIKMQSMQAPLGKTRARSSGPAQVPPPSSSFRSKQNVKFAASVKSKKPSSSLRNSSPIRMAKMTHNESKKPKAAAKNHAAQLSGKTCRSLHVRAQKSRAVLQSKSASASKKRTDRFNVKSRERSGGPITRSLQLAAAADPSENRREDGSGKQELKDLSYSLRLASRCPPPAAPYITRQCRNVKATAAAQFQGSLFKE